A genomic window from Winogradskyella sp. J14-2 includes:
- a CDS encoding pyruvate dehydrogenase complex E1 component subunit beta: MKTIQFREAIAEAMSEEMRRDESIYLMGEEVAEYNGAYKASKGMLDEFGPKRVIDTPIAELGFAGIAIGSTMTGNRPIVEYMTFNFSLVGIDQIINNAAKIRQMSGGQFKCPIVFRGPTASAGQLAATHSQAFESWFANTPGLKVVVPSNPYDAKGLLKSAIRDDDPVIFMESEQMYGDKGEVPEGEYTIPLGVADIKREGTDVTIVSFGKIIKEAYKAADELEKEGISCEIIDLRTVRPMDRKAIVDSVKKTNRLVVLEEAWPFGNVATEITYLVQSEAFDYLDAPVVKINTADTPAPYSPVLLEEWLPNSDDVIKAVKKVMYK; the protein is encoded by the coding sequence ATGAAGACAATTCAATTTAGAGAAGCTATAGCTGAGGCCATGAGCGAAGAAATGCGCAGAGATGAGAGCATTTACCTTATGGGTGAAGAAGTTGCAGAATATAATGGTGCCTACAAAGCATCAAAAGGCATGTTAGATGAGTTTGGACCTAAGCGTGTTATAGATACACCAATTGCAGAGCTTGGTTTTGCAGGTATAGCCATAGGTTCTACAATGACTGGCAATCGTCCAATTGTAGAGTATATGACGTTTAACTTCTCTTTAGTTGGTATTGATCAAATTATAAATAACGCAGCAAAAATTAGACAAATGTCTGGTGGGCAGTTTAAATGTCCGATTGTGTTTAGAGGGCCAACGGCATCTGCAGGTCAGCTAGCAGCAACACACTCACAAGCCTTTGAAAGTTGGTTTGCTAACACACCAGGTCTTAAAGTAGTAGTGCCTTCGAACCCTTATGATGCTAAGGGACTTTTAAAATCTGCTATTAGAGATGACGATCCTGTAATCTTTATGGAAAGTGAGCAGATGTATGGCGATAAAGGAGAAGTACCAGAAGGTGAATACACTATTCCATTAGGAGTTGCGGATATTAAAAGAGAAGGTACGGATGTAACTATAGTATCTTTTGGTAAAATAATAAAAGAAGCCTATAAAGCCGCTGATGAGCTTGAGAAAGAAGGAATTTCTTGCGAGATTATCGACTTGCGTACAGTGCGTCCTATGGATAGAAAAGCTATTGTTGACTCGGTAAAGAAAACAAATCGTCTTGTAGTGTTAGAAGAAGCTTGGCCTTTTGGTAATGTAGCTACAGAAATTACATACTTAGTACAATCTGAAGCATTTGATTATCTAGATGCACCAGTTGTAAAAATTAATACCGCAGATACACCTGCACCATATTCACCAGTGCTTTTAGAGGAGTGGTTGCCTAATAGTGACGATGTAATAAAAGCCGTGAAAAAAGTAATGTATAAATAA
- a CDS encoding inorganic diphosphatase, whose protein sequence is MDKNNQLTFDVLIEIPKGSRNKYEYDFELKKIRFDRMLFSSMMYPGDYGFVPKTLALDGDPLDVLVLGHEPTFPMCVMEVKPIGVFHMADEKGPDEKVVCVPVSDPIWSLKEDIRDLNPHRLDEITHFFQVYKDLEKKKVDVGGWGNAEEARDIVKKSIERYNDSHHQSSGDFTI, encoded by the coding sequence ATGGATAAAAATAACCAATTAACCTTCGATGTTTTAATAGAGATTCCAAAAGGAAGCCGTAATAAATATGAATACGATTTCGAATTGAAGAAAATCCGTTTCGATAGAATGCTCTTTTCTTCTATGATGTATCCAGGCGACTACGGTTTTGTCCCAAAAACACTAGCTCTAGATGGCGACCCTTTAGATGTTCTGGTTTTAGGCCACGAGCCAACGTTTCCAATGTGTGTAATGGAGGTGAAGCCTATAGGTGTATTTCATATGGCAGACGAAAAAGGACCAGATGAAAAAGTAGTTTGTGTTCCTGTATCAGATCCTATATGGAGTTTAAAGGAAGATATAAGGGATCTTAACCCACACCGATTGGATGAAATTACTCACTTTTTTCAAGTTTATAAAGACTTAGAAAAGAAAAAAGTTGACGTAGGAGGTTGGGGAAATGCTGAAGAAGCTCGAGATATTGTAAAAAAAAGCATAGAGCGCTATAATGATAGCCATCACCAATCTAGTGGAGATTTTACGATATAG
- a CDS encoding DUF5686 and carboxypeptidase-like regulatory domain-containing protein, with protein sequence MKLKLFLALFSFALTSVFSQTKVSGYVYDINNEPIPFANVVFKGSTEGTITNEEGRFYLESDETWEALLVSFVGYEVLEFPLPKKINYNLKFVLKEEAESLKEVVIVSGKQSKKASENPAIRILKKIWERKRQNGLSQFKQYEYNQYEKVEFDLNTIDSALIKSKLFKGMEFVFEEVDTSSVTGKTYLPIFLNESVKKVYGDNVINEKREDLVGNKNSGFSNNQVIIDFIDDLYSDYNIYDNYLKFFDKSFVSPLSRTGIQTYNYVLSDSAYIDNKWCYNIIYYPRRKNELTFKGDFWVNDSTYAIKEINLQASKSANINWVKEIYIEQEFEVLNDSVFLIKRDYFLSDFALNKKEKSRGVYGKRTTLYDNYKFNQPKDEKFYDKVVYNYDEDVYNREDDFWEKNRLEALNKDEKGVYKMLDTLKTVKKFKRLYNLGSILASGYIEFPSINFDYGPIFSTFGFNEVEGLRLRTGGRTYFGPNDLWRLEGFLAYGFRDDKFKYGISGKWLLDKRSRLTIFGGNRRDVEQIGASLTSSTDVLGRSLASSAVFTAGANDKLTNINLTNLGFSIEPSRNFEVRLDGSFRTLSSASPTFSLDYNDPGSSTGISSEIKQFESRLALSYFPKREMTGFGVERKEKNDDFARLFAQITRGDRDWFDSDFDYTKVQFSYIQPWQVGGFGRLVTSIEAGKTFGEVPLGLLSVVPGNQTYFSIYNTFSQLDFYEFVTDTYTSVHLEHNFNGRLFSRIPFLKKYNLRAIVGLRGVWGELSDENIALSTTGNPVEFPLVAPNTRMYYEYSVGVANIFKILRIDFNFRGNYLDNPDARRFGITGSFGFYF encoded by the coding sequence ATGAAGTTAAAACTATTTTTAGCCCTCTTTTCTTTTGCCTTAACCTCTGTTTTTTCACAAACAAAAGTAAGTGGTTATGTTTACGATATTAACAACGAGCCAATCCCTTTTGCAAATGTTGTTTTTAAAGGCTCTACAGAGGGAACAATAACAAACGAAGAAGGTAGGTTTTACCTAGAGTCAGACGAAACATGGGAAGCTTTACTGGTGTCGTTTGTTGGTTATGAAGTTTTAGAATTTCCACTTCCAAAAAAGATAAATTACAACCTGAAATTTGTGCTTAAGGAAGAGGCTGAGTCTTTAAAAGAAGTTGTTATAGTTAGTGGTAAGCAATCTAAGAAAGCTTCAGAAAATCCAGCGATACGTATTTTAAAAAAGATTTGGGAGCGTAAAAGGCAAAACGGACTCAGTCAATTTAAGCAATACGAATATAACCAATACGAGAAGGTTGAATTTGACCTAAATACCATAGATAGTGCACTTATAAAAAGTAAACTTTTTAAAGGTATGGAGTTTGTTTTTGAAGAGGTAGATACCTCCTCTGTAACTGGTAAAACGTATCTGCCCATATTTTTAAATGAATCAGTAAAGAAAGTATATGGAGATAACGTAATTAATGAAAAGCGAGAAGACTTAGTAGGAAACAAAAACTCTGGATTTAGTAACAATCAGGTGATTATAGATTTTATCGACGACTTATACTCAGATTATAATATCTACGATAATTATTTAAAATTCTTTGATAAGAGTTTTGTAAGTCCGTTGAGTCGCACAGGGATTCAAACTTATAATTACGTACTTTCAGATAGTGCTTACATAGACAACAAATGGTGTTACAACATAATTTATTACCCAAGACGAAAAAATGAATTGACTTTTAAAGGAGATTTTTGGGTTAATGATTCTACTTATGCCATAAAGGAAATTAATCTTCAAGCATCTAAAAGTGCAAACATTAACTGGGTAAAGGAAATTTATATAGAACAAGAATTTGAAGTTTTAAATGATTCGGTTTTTCTAATAAAACGCGATTATTTTCTTTCAGACTTTGCCCTAAATAAGAAAGAAAAATCACGAGGAGTTTACGGTAAACGTACTACGTTGTACGACAACTATAAGTTTAACCAACCTAAGGATGAAAAATTCTATGATAAGGTCGTTTATAATTATGACGAAGATGTCTATAACAGAGAAGATGATTTCTGGGAAAAGAATAGACTAGAAGCCTTAAACAAAGACGAAAAAGGTGTTTACAAAATGTTAGACACTTTAAAGACAGTGAAGAAGTTTAAAAGGCTCTATAATCTCGGAAGTATACTTGCCTCAGGCTATATAGAATTTCCAAGTATTAATTTCGATTATGGTCCAATTTTTTCAACATTCGGGTTTAATGAGGTTGAAGGTTTACGTCTCAGAACTGGTGGAAGAACTTATTTTGGTCCAAACGATTTGTGGAGGCTAGAAGGTTTTTTGGCTTATGGTTTTAGAGACGATAAATTTAAATACGGAATTTCAGGTAAATGGCTTTTAGATAAACGGAGTCGTCTCACTATTTTTGGAGGTAACAGAAGAGATGTTGAACAGATAGGAGCAAGTCTCACGAGTTCTACCGACGTTTTAGGTAGAAGTTTAGCTTCTAGTGCTGTTTTTACGGCTGGAGCTAATGACAAATTAACTAATATTAATTTAACCAATTTAGGATTTTCAATTGAGCCCTCGCGGAATTTTGAAGTTCGTTTAGATGGAAGCTTTAGAACCTTGAGTTCAGCATCGCCAACATTTAGTTTAGATTATAATGATCCTGGATCCTCAACAGGGATTTCATCAGAAATCAAACAGTTTGAAAGTAGATTAGCATTATCCTATTTCCCTAAGCGTGAAATGACAGGTTTTGGAGTAGAGCGAAAGGAGAAAAATGATGATTTCGCCAGACTTTTTGCACAAATTACACGTGGAGATCGAGATTGGTTTGACAGTGATTTTGATTATACCAAAGTGCAATTCTCTTACATACAGCCATGGCAAGTTGGCGGATTTGGTCGTTTGGTAACGTCAATTGAAGCTGGTAAAACTTTCGGAGAAGTGCCTTTAGGGTTGCTAAGTGTTGTGCCAGGTAATCAGACATATTTTTCAATTTATAATACATTCTCTCAACTCGACTTTTATGAGTTTGTAACAGATACGTATACTTCTGTTCATTTAGAACACAATTTTAATGGTCGTTTATTTTCACGTATACCATTCTTAAAAAAGTATAACCTTAGAGCTATTGTTGGGCTTCGAGGTGTTTGGGGAGAATTGTCTGATGAAAATATTGCATTAAGCACAACAGGGAATCCTGTGGAATTTCCACTTGTGGCACCAAATACGCGTATGTATTATGAATATAGTGTGGGTGTAGCCAACATTTTCAAAATTTTAAGGATAGACTTCAATTTTAGAGGTAATTATTTAGATAATCCAGATGCCAGACGCTTTGGTATTACCGGTAGTTTTGGTTTTTATTTTTAA